The genomic interval GCGGTCACATTCTCGGCGGTCATTTGCTGAACCGCTTCAGTGACTTGTTCGCCGCTGAGATCGGTGCCCGCGCGGAGTTGTTCAGTTAACGTGTTGAGCATCGGCGGGAAGGGTCGGGGTTCTTTGTGCGCGGTACAAGGATTTTACGGGGTGGGTAGGGCGGTTTCTCCGAAACCGCCACGGCGCGCTCGGTGAGCACGCCCTACCTTACACCTCACTATTCTCTACTCACCACTCACTTCCTCCGCTACATTGCGCGCCGCGTGGAAACCATCACTTTCAAAACTGAGACCGACGATTGCTTTACCGAAGCGATCGCGCAAGCGGCGGCGGCATTGCGTCACGGCCAGCTTGTGGCGTTGCCAACGGAAACGGTTTATGGCCTCGCGGCAAATGCGTTGGACGAATCGTGTGTGGCGAAAATTTTTGAGGCCAAAGATCGGCCGGCGAACAACCCAATCATCGTGCACGTGGCGGATGAAACGATGGCGCGCGATTGCGTGGCGGAATGGCCCGCCGCCGCCGCTGCGTTGGCCAACGCGTTTTGGCCGGGGCCGCTCACGTTAGTGTTGCCGAAGGCGGAGGGGATTCCGGATAACGTCACCGCGGGCGGGGACACGGTGGGCGTGCGTTGGCCGGGGCATCCGTTGATGCAGGAAGTGATTCTCGCGTGTCGGTTTCCATTGGCCGCGCCGAGCGCGAATGTGTCCAATCAGGTTTCGCCCACCACCGCCGCGCACGTGGCGGCGCAATTGGGCGGGCGCATCCCGCTGATCATCGATGGCGGCGCGTCCGAGGTGGGGATTGAATCGACGGTGGTGGAAGTGGCGGGCAATGCGGTGCGCGTGTTGCGGCCGGGAATGATTTCTGCTGAAGCGATTGCGGCGGTGTGGCCGGAAGGGGCGGCTGCAAATGAAACAGGCATTTTGAAAAGCCCCGGCCAGTTGCCGCGCCATTACGCGCCGAACGCGCGGCTGTTGGTTTTGGCGTGGTCGGACGCGGACGATTTGGAAAATCAAATCGCCTATTCGCGCACGCCGCACGATCGCGTTTGCGTCATTGCCCGCACGTGCATCGTGCCCGGCACACGCTTTGGCCGCGTGAGTCTTTTACCCAACGATCCCGAAACCTACGCGCGCGCGCTGTACGCCGAGCTGCACCAATGCGATGCCGAAGGGGCGGAGCTGATTGTGCTGGAAGCCGTGCCGGAGACGGCGGAGTGGCAGGGGATTGCGGATCGGTTGGCGCGGGCGGGGGGATGAGGTCATGCCAGGGTACGGCTTCGGTAATAGTTTGGGAATGACGTTCGTTTGACGGCGGCGGGCGTCAACGGCATTCTCGCCCGGTATGGTACAGTATTTGGATTTGCTTCGGCACGTGCTGGAGAAAGGGAAGCGGAAGGATGACCGCACGGGAACGGGGACGTTGTCGGTGTTTGGTGCGCAGGCGCGATTTGATTTGCGCGAGGGGTTTCCAATGTGCACGACGAAGAAGCTGCACTTACGGAGCATCGTTCACGAGTTGCTTTGGTTCCTCAAAGGCGACACGAACATCGGTTATCTCAATGAACACAAGGTTCGGATTTGGGATGAATGGGCGGATGAAAATGGCGATCTTGGCCGCGTGTACGGTGCGCAATGGTGCGACTGGCGCGCGCCGGATGGGCGGGGCATCAATCAAATCGACGAGGTCATTGCGCAAATCAAAACCAATCCCGACAGCCGCCGCCTGATTGTCAGCGCTTGGAACGTGGGTGAGCTGGATCAAATGGCGCTCGCACCATGCCACGCGTTTTTTCAATTTTACGTGCGCGATGGGGCATTGAGTTGTCAGCTATATCAACGCAGCGCGGATTTGTTTCTCGGCGTGCCGTTCAACATCGCCAGCTACGCGCTGCTTACAATGATGGTTGCCCAAGTCACCGGCCTGCGTGCGGGCGAATTTGTGCATACCTTTGGCGACTTGCATTTGTACTCCAATCATCTAGAGCAAACGCACGAGCAACTTTCGCGCGAACCGCGCGCTTTGCCGAAGATGAAACTGAACACGGATGTACAGAATATTCACGATTTTGTTTTTGAGGATTTTGAATTGGAGGGGTATGACCCGCATCCGCACATTAAAGCAGCGGTGGCGGTTTAGGTGGGTTGAGGGATGATGGTTGAAGGTTGAGGGCATGAAATCAAGTGCGGTCGAATCTCAAGTCCATCAACCATCAACCATCAGCTATCAACCAACCCAATTTCCTTTCAATTATCTGCTGAATGATAAATGCTTTCGGTATGACGGATCGGCAATGGGTTTTGGAAAAGGTCGGGGGAATGCCCGAGGATGCCTCGGCGCCGGAGATTCTTGAGGACTTGGCGCTGCAAACGACTTTGCGGCGGCGTTTGGCCGAGGGCGGCGGCGCTACGCCCAATGAACAGGTGTCGGGATTGATTGACGAATGGATCGCCAAATCCAATGGATCCAATGGATCCACTGGGAAGACGAAGCCCTCGACGACTTGAGACTGCTCGTCGAGCACATTGCCGCCGACAATCCTGATGCCGCACGGCGTTTCGGAATGTCGGTGGTGGACAAGGTGGAGGCGCTGCGACGGCACCCTCGAATGGGTCGCCGATACGCGCCGATGACGGAAGCGGAAATCCGCGAAGTGCCTGTGTCGCCTTATCGGATTTTTTATCGGGTGGAAACGGATCGCGTGGTGGTGATGGCGGTGATGGCGGTGTGGCACGGCGCGCGGAGCGAGCCAAAATTTTAAGGAGAACTTTTTGCAATCCCCTCAACCCTCAACCCTCAACCCTCAACCTGTCTTCAAGGCGATCGCGGCGATGTCGCTCAATCGGGTGATTGGCAATGGCTTGGAAATTCCCTGGCATTTGCCGGAGGATTTTAAGTGGTTCAAACAAGCGACGATGGGGGAGGTTTTGGTGATGGGGCGCAGGACGTTTGAATCGATTGGGCGGGCGTTGCCGGGGCGAGAAACATTGGTGCTCACGCGCGGGGATTTTTCGCATCCGGAGGTGGAGGTAATTCGGTCGTTGGATGACATTGCGCCGCGCTTGGAGGGGCGCACGTGTTTTATTGCGGGCGGCGCGCAGGTTTATGAACAGGCGTTGCCGCGTTGTTCGGATTTGTTGCTGACGATTGTGCAGCGTGAGGTGGAGGGGGATGTTTTTTTTCCGGAGTTTGAAAATCAATTTGAGGAGGTGGCGGTGCTGCGGGCGGAAAAGGAATTTTGCATTGTGCATTATCGAAATCGTGAAATGAACTAATGGCGGACTTGCTGAAATCATCCGGCGCGATGGCCGGGGCCACGCTGGCGAGTCGGGTGCTGGGGATGGTGCGGGAGATATGTTACGCCCGGTTCATGGGCGACGGGCTGGTGGCCGGGGCGTTTGTGTTGGCGTTTATGATTCCCAATTTGTTCCGGCGGTTGCTGGGCGAGGGGGCATTGATGGCGGCGTTCATTCCGGTTTTCAAGGAACAGGAAAAAACGGAGGGCGAGGTCGCGATGTGGCGCACGGCCAATGCGTTGATGAGCGGGTTGGTGGTGGTGCTGGCGGCGGTGGTGGGCGTGGGGCTTCTGGGGGTCACGGCGGCGCTGGAGTGGGGAGAGTGGAGCGCGAAAACAACATTGATGCTGGAGCTGTTGCGTTGGGTGTTTCCGTATTTGTTGTTGATTTGTTTGGCGGCGGTGGCGATGGGGATTTTGAATTCGCGCGGCCATTTCTTTTTGCCGGCACTGGGCGCATTGATTTTGAACGGGGTGATGATCGCCGCGGTGCTGTGGTTGGCACCGCGGTATGGGACAGAGCTGGAAGATCAAGTATTTGCACTGGCGGTGGGGGTGTTGGTGGCGGGGGTGGCGCAGTTGCTTTATCAATTGCCGGCGTTGTGGAAGGAAGGCTTTCGGCCGGAATGGATTTCGCCGTGGGCGGATGAATCGGTTCGGAAAATAATGAGTCGGCTGGGGCCGGGCGTGATCGGCGTGGCGGCGTTTCAGATCAATGTGTTGGCGACCTATTGCATTGGTTTTTTTGTGGGCGGGCACGTGGTGGCGTCGTACG from Limisphaerales bacterium carries:
- a CDS encoding threonylcarbamoyl-AMP synthase, whose translation is MTFKTETDDCFTEAIAQAAAALRHGQLVALPTETVYGLAANALDESCVAKIFEAKDRPANNPIIVHVADETMARDCVAEWPAAAAALANAFWPGPLTLVLPKAEGIPDNVTAGGDTVGVRWPGHPLMQEVILACRFPLAAPSANVSNQVSPTTAAHVAAQLGGRIPLIIDGGASEVGIESTVVEVAGNAVRVLRPGMISAEAIAAVWPEGAAANETGILKSPGQLPRHYAPNARLLVLAWSDADDLENQIAYSRTPHDRVCVIARTCIVPGTRFGRVSLLPNDPETYARALYAELHQCDAEGAELIVLEAVPETAEWQGIADRLARAGG
- a CDS encoding thymidylate synthase; this translates as MVQYLDLLRHVLEKGKRKDDRTGTGTLSVFGAQARFDLREGFPMCTTKKLHLRSIVHELLWFLKGDTNIGYLNEHKVRIWDEWADENGDLGRVYGAQWCDWRAPDGRGINQIDEVIAQIKTNPDSRRLIVSAWNVGELDQMALAPCHAFFQFYVRDGALSCQLYQRSADLFLGVPFNIASYALLTMMVAQVTGLRAGEFVHTFGDLHLYSNHLEQTHEQLSREPRALPKMKLNTDVQNIHDFVFEDFELEGYDPHPHIKAAVAV
- a CDS encoding type II toxin-antitoxin system RelE/ParE family toxin, with protein sequence MDRQIQWIQWIHWEDEALDDLRLLVEHIAADNPDAARRFGMSVVDKVEALRRHPRMGRRYAPMTEAEIREVPVSPYRIFYRVETDRVVVMAVMAVWHGARSEPKF
- a CDS encoding dihydrofolate reductase yields the protein MSLNRVIGNGLEIPWHLPEDFKWFKQATMGEVLVMGRRTFESIGRALPGRETLVLTRGDFSHPEVEVIRSLDDIAPRLEGRTCFIAGGAQVYEQALPRCSDLLLTIVQREVEGDVFFPEFENQFEEVAVLRAEKEFCIVHYRNREMN
- the murJ gene encoding murein biosynthesis integral membrane protein MurJ, which gives rise to MADLLKSSGAMAGATLASRVLGMVREICYARFMGDGLVAGAFVLAFMIPNLFRRLLGEGALMAAFIPVFKEQEKTEGEVAMWRTANALMSGLVVVLAAVVGVGLLGVTAALEWGEWSAKTTLMLELLRWVFPYLLLICLAAVAMGILNSRGHFFLPALGALILNGVMIAAVLWLAPRYGTELEDQVFALAVGVLVAGVAQLLYQLPALWKEGFRPEWISPWADESVRKIMSRLGPGVIGVAAFQINVLATYCIGFFVGGHVVASYGYAVRLLELPQGLFAVSMATFLLPTLAGLAAEKKYGDFRARIDEAARHLLFLNLPAAVLLFVMAEPIVQLLFQYGAFDEAATQRAAWALKCLAPALPGYSLVLILVRAFYALGEVRTPVKISIACLVLNLVLALALVFQFKDNLQQGAFGIANTISSTLNAVLLWRALRRREELAPIALPGLRRQLPVMMVLAMLAGWVAWGVGRGYLDLGGESAAVSARLLAVFGPLFSAGIFYWAVCGLAGVDSAKAILGVFRRKRPE